The Polynucleobacter necessarius genome window below encodes:
- a CDS encoding serine hydrolase, with the protein MRLNRIWLFTLAVFFAFGVFINTPAIAANKEKQQTKSTAKINSKTTSKTAKKSKTVRVTVIRSAQPVVPARPSLATALGLRGQHDHLNLKSSVAMVVNQDTKEVYFEKNPSVSLPIASITKLMTAMVVLDGEQPLDETLVIDSEDVQSDRSSRLAGGTVLTREEALLLALMSSENRAAYTLGRNFPGGVPSFVAAMNRKARELGMDHSHFADPTGLMSENVATAEDLTRMLGAAYQYKMIREFSTWPALTMVIAKRPQKFLNTNHLVRSGDMNIGLQKTGFINAAGKCLVMQARVNNTPLLLVFLDAVGTQSRFADAVRVRDWYERMPPGAQSIRRLM; encoded by the coding sequence ATGCGTTTGAATCGAATTTGGCTTTTTACTTTGGCAGTTTTTTTTGCGTTTGGCGTCTTCATCAATACGCCTGCCATTGCCGCCAATAAAGAAAAGCAGCAAACCAAATCTACTGCTAAAATAAACTCAAAGACAACGTCTAAAACTGCCAAGAAGTCTAAAACTGTCCGTGTAACAGTGATTCGTTCTGCCCAGCCTGTTGTTCCAGCGAGACCATCTCTTGCAACCGCATTGGGATTGCGTGGTCAACACGATCACCTCAATCTAAAGTCTAGTGTTGCAATGGTGGTTAATCAAGATACTAAAGAAGTGTATTTTGAAAAGAATCCCTCGGTAAGTTTGCCAATTGCCTCCATAACAAAGTTAATGACAGCAATGGTTGTTTTAGATGGAGAGCAACCTTTAGATGAGACCTTAGTGATTGATTCTGAAGATGTGCAGAGTGATCGCAGCTCTCGTTTGGCAGGTGGTACCGTATTAACTCGCGAGGAGGCCTTGCTGTTGGCATTGATGTCCTCTGAGAACCGCGCTGCTTATACCTTGGGAAGAAATTTCCCGGGCGGGGTTCCATCATTTGTGGCTGCCATGAACCGCAAGGCAAGAGAACTAGGAATGGACCACTCTCATTTTGCTGACCCAACTGGACTCATGAGTGAGAACGTTGCTACCGCTGAAGATCTGACGCGCATGTTAGGCGCGGCTTATCAATACAAAATGATTCGCGAGTTTTCAACATGGCCAGCTTTAACTATGGTCATTGCTAAACGTCCGCAAAAGTTTTTGAACACAAATCACTTGGTGCGCTCTGGTGATATGAATATTGGTTTGCAAAAAACGGGCTTTATTAATGCTGCTGGAAAATGTTTAGTGATGCAAGCAAGGGTCAATAACACGCCGCTTTTATTGGTCTTCCTGGATGCTGTTGGAACGCAATCCCGTTTTGCTGATGCCGTACGAGTTCGTGATTGGTATGAACGCATGCCACCTGGTGCGCAATCGATTCGTCGACTGATGTGA
- a CDS encoding phasin family protein: MNLTPEQIAAAQKANLEPLSGLTNQALQSIEKFVELNMHFAKQSLSDSMNSAKKALEAKDIQQLLAHQAEAVLQPMAEKIMAYSRHLYELAHETQNNFTQSAKQEFQAG, encoded by the coding sequence ATGAACCTAACTCCAGAACAAATTGCAGCCGCACAAAAAGCAAATTTAGAGCCTTTGAGCGGATTAACCAATCAAGCATTGCAAAGTATTGAAAAATTCGTTGAACTCAATATGCATTTTGCAAAACAAAGCTTGAGCGATAGCATGAACAGCGCTAAAAAAGCCCTAGAGGCAAAAGATATTCAGCAACTACTCGCACATCAAGCTGAAGCAGTTCTTCAGCCAATGGCAGAAAAAATTATGGCTTATAGTCGCCATTTATATGAGTTGGCTCACGAGACACAAAACAACTTTACTCAGTCTGCCAAACAAGAATTTCAAGCAGGCTAA